The following nucleotide sequence is from Zea mays cultivar B73 chromosome 1, Zm-B73-REFERENCE-NAM-5.0, whole genome shotgun sequence.
CAGGTGCGCCACTTTGCCGCACATGCAGTGTCCGGCGAGCGGAGCGGTTGGGCAGATGATGCCGCCTCCGCTCTCTCTACTACCTCCAAATTCAACAGTAGGTATTGAAGAAACTAGTACTGTACTGCTGTCATACGGTACGGAAACTGAACACACAAAACAAATGAAATCGAGAGAGAGGCACCGACCTGGTGAACTCGATGTCGATGATGCCCGAGTGGCGGAGCTTGTCGTTGAGGCCGGGCTTGGCCAGCCTGCCGAACGCCGTGCCGCTGAGGTCGAAGTGGTACTTGGACACCGGGTAGTAGTTCATGTCGGTGATGATCACCGTCTCCGTCCGCCCGGAGCAGGACGGGTCCTTCCTGCACCGAATCTGCGCCCATCCGCGGCAACCGTCAGCTATGCATGTCAGTCCAAGCAAGAGTCAATGCAGGGTAAGAGAAAAAAAAATACAAATGGTACTGTCACGGAGATCGAGTGAGAGACGCGCACATGTACGCGGGGGGCCACATGCAGCTGCTGTGCTGACCGGCCTGCACTGTACTGTACGGTTGGCGTGCTACTCTAACAGTTACTGGTCCTACAACTCCTACTCCCTGTTATTAGTGTATAATTTTTTTTATGGCGCTCTTGAAATTTTGCTAGAACGATTTTTTTCCTTTCTAAAACAAGTGGAGAACCAGTAGAAAAAAATGTTTccgctaaagaaaacatagatcaTACTGTTATACTACTGATTTTTGATAGAGGTTTCTGGTAAAAAAAAGATCCATATATACTGGCTGTGTTTCACTGTACCTTGTAGCAGGAGCCGCATCCCTTGCCGTCCTTGAACAATGGCTGGTTTCCGCAGGAGCCCATGGACATGAAGGGGTACTGGTTGGTGTGCTTGAAGCCGCACGCACCACCTAGCACAGGACACGTTCCGTGAGCCACATTGCCACgacggagggagagggaagaaggGGGGAAGACGGAgctaagagagagagagagagagatctcGGAATGGCGGCGCATGCTCACCGTTGTCGTCCGGGCCGGCGCCGTTGGGCTGGCCGTACCAGGTGGCCCGGGCCTTCTGCCAGGGGCCCCAGTACACGGCGGCCTCGCTGGTGTTGAAGTTCTCCGCGCCGGCGTCCGCGGCGTCGAACTGGGCCTCGCGGCACTGGGCTCCGGCGAGCAGGGCCAGGAGCACGAGCGCCGCCGCGGCGGGGAGGGAGGAAGGGGAGCCCATGCCTGCCTGCGCCTCCTTCgccctttcccctctctctctcagaTTCCTCTAGCGGCGAGCAGTGGGCACTGGGCAGCGGCGGCGACTGTGAGTGAGTGCGAGCAGTGGTGGGTGGGTGGTGCCGTGTGGGCCAATTTATAGGCCAGATGGGCGTCGGCCCGCTAGCTAACgggaggggagggagagggagaggtctGTGTGTGTACGCAGTTAGCAGCAGAGAGGAGGAGCGAGGGAGAACGTGCCATGTTGGTTGGGGCGCACATGGCCTGGACTGGCTAGTCGATCGAGCCGGGGCCTCGCAGCCGTCCTAGCCCTGCTCAGCTCACTCCACTGCTACTCGTCACTCGTCTTGCCACGGCAGCGCGTATTAAAAGCTGGCAGATGAAGGTTAGGGCTGGGCTGGGCCGGACCCGGCCTGGTTCGGTGGATCGTTGGACCGACGACGGATCGGCTCGCTAGCTTTTCTCCTTGCTGCCATGCCGCGGCTCTAGCTCACCTCACTGGTCACTTGTCTGTGAGATGGGTGGGTGGTGGCCGGGAGCAGAGCAGAGCAGACCGGACCGGACCAGACCAGACCAGACCAGAGAGAAACGGGGCAAAGATGAGGCTCGCGCTCCCACCTCGACCCCCGGAGCTTCTCCCGAGAAAGGTGACTTGTTTGGGCCGGTGTCGGCATGTGCCAGCGGCAGCGCCCAGCGACATGGTCTGGCAATGTGCACTACTGTACTGTCTGGCGCACGCTGGTGCCGCGTCTATTTGGATCTTGGAACACCTTGGTCCGTGCACGACGGGGCTACGTGGTCTGTGTGCTCGTGCCAACCTAGCTACAGACTACTGCGGTGCTGACCTTGAGGAACACGAACTGCCTGCATTCTGTATGCATCGATGGTCTGGACTGGAGATGCTTCCCGGCCGTGAGCACACGTTTAGGCGAAGGTTACTCGCTGTGACTAGTGCTGCGAATTGAGCCGGGCCGGGCCAGTCCGGTCTAAGCCCATCGTGCTTCGTGTCAAACGGGTTCAGGCCAGGAAAGCACAAATAATTTTTGGGTCGTGTCGTGTCAGCCCgaagtgtaaaaacagtggtCCAGTCTGGCCCTATACCACGTCGTGCATTCGTTGGGCTGTGTCGGGCCAAGCCCGACCCatatatttgaccacataaaatcaaaatattataACCATATAAAGTTTATAGcgtactaaattaaagatattaaaaattctagcatcatttaaccacataaactcaaaatataacaacaatataaagtcgatatcttactaaattaaagaaattaagaTTTGGCTTAATTGGACCGTGTCGGCCCAAGCCCGGACCATCTATACGGGCCGTGTCGGGGGCCCGATGGGTCGGAATTTGAGgcccggcccaggcccgctttcgGGACGTGCTAGcccggtgttggaacttgctctcctgggcaagataatccaacgggggagtgaaaggaaTGCAAACACGGTTCTGACTCGAGATGgtgattgct
It contains:
- the LOC103637654 gene encoding expansin-B4 precursor, whose protein sequence is MGSPSSLPAAAALVLLALLAGAQCREAQFDAADAGAENFNTSEAAVYWGPWQKARATWYGQPNGAGPDDNGGACGFKHTNQYPFMSMGSCGNQPLFKDGKGCGSCYKIRCRKDPSCSGRTETVIITDMNYYPVSKYHFDLSGTAFGRLAKPGLNDKLRHSGIIDIEFTRVPCEFPGLKIGFHVEEYSSPVYFAVLVEYEDGDGDVVQVDLMESKTARGPPTGRWAPMRESWGSIWRMDTNHRMQPPFSIRIRNESGKTLVARNVIPANWRPNTFYRSFVQYS